One Anopheles moucheti unplaced genomic scaffold, idAnoMoucSN_F20_07 scaffold_34_ctg1, whole genome shotgun sequence DNA window includes the following coding sequences:
- the LOC128309237 gene encoding uncharacterized protein LOC128309237, giving the protein MSSLPLKRSRKLTNRANKKLKELVSEHHREESLDAEVPGTSRLVPQHIDSTSQGANQPQEIEDSSQPANPAVTSEISFNLSGGGVHGDAVLDDLDDSYSIDQEGGGNISLEAILRQWTDLPLPRDSRTLLKTSTTISQEIRTVEGGEFWYKGIENKLNSYFQ; this is encoded by the exons ATGTCTTCGCTGCCGTTGAAGAGAAGCCGCAAATTGACGAATCGGGCCAACAAGAAGCTGAAGGAGTTAGTTTCTGAGCACCATCGCGAAGAAAGCCTGGATGCGGAAGTGCCGGGAACGAGCCGGTTGGTGCCTCAACATATCG ATTCAACGTCGCAGGGAGCCAATCAACCCCAGGAGATAGAAGATTCGTCGCAGCCTGCAAACCCGGCCGTCACAAgcgaaattagttttaatctttctggtggtggtgttcaTGGGGATGCAGTTTTAGATGACTTAGATGATAGTTATAGCATAGATCAAGAAGGTGGTGGGAATATTAGTTTAGA ggcTATTTTAAGACAATGGACCGACCTTCCGCTTCCAAGGGATTCACGTACGCTGttaaaaacatcaaccaccaTCAGCCAGGAGATACGAACCGTTGAAGGGGGAGAGTTTTGGTACAAAGGAATTGAGAATAAGCTCAACAGCTACTTCCAGTAA